A genome region from Gossypium hirsutum isolate 1008001.06 chromosome A04, Gossypium_hirsutum_v2.1, whole genome shotgun sequence includes the following:
- the LOC107947866 gene encoding uncharacterized protein — protein MIDEWFGDCLRNHPNIPRPPPPPARFEEEVPQGMALVRICKALVDKLRKYGAEEFRATIDDDPEYAEFWFENTTRVLDELSCTPAKCLKCTVSLLKDSVYRWWKTISSVTPRESITWEFFQAEFKKKYISQRFLDQKRKELLELKQGNRTVSEYEREFIRLSQYAKKWVETEAEMCKCFEEGLNEEIKLLIWILEIRELVALVDRAKKVEELNNERMQANKEARVSSKRSSNKSHLFPTKKSRSHQKRSTASV, from the coding sequence ATgatagatgagtggtttggtgatTGCCTAAGAAACCACCCCAATATACCACGGCCTCCTCCGCCCCCTGCTCGATTTGAAGAAGAAGTTCCACAAGGTATGGCACTCGTGAGAATTTGTAAGGCCCTAGTGGATAAACTTAGGAaatacggggctgaagagtttagggccacgattgatgatgatccagaaTATGCTGAGTTTTGGTTTGAAAATACCACGCGAGTTCTTGACGAGTTGTCTTGTACCCCCGCAAAATGCCTGAAGTGCACGGTATCTTTATTAAAGGACAGTGTATATCGCTGGTGGAAGACTATATCTTCGGTGACACCGAGGGAGAGTATtacgtgggaattctttcaagcagAATTTaagaagaagtatattagtcaaagatTTTTAGATCAGAAGCGAAAGGAGCTCCTGGAACTTAAACAAGGAAATAGAACCGTGTCAGAATACGAAAGAGAATTCATaagactaagtcagtatgcaaaGAAGTGGGTCGAAACGGAGGCAGAAATGTGCAAGTGCTTCgaagaaggtctgaatgaggaaattaagcTTTTAATTTGGATCCTTGAGATAAGGGAATTAGTTGCATTAGTTGATCGAGCCAAGAAAGTCGAAgagctaaataatgaaagaatgcaagcaaATAAAGAAGCTCGAGTTTCAAGTAAGAGATCTAGTAATAAGTCGCACTTGTTCCCCACAAAGAAATCGAGAAGTCATCAGAAACGCTCCACTGCATCGGTGTGA